In Magnolia sinica isolate HGM2019 chromosome 12, MsV1, whole genome shotgun sequence, a single genomic region encodes these proteins:
- the LOC131221303 gene encoding uncharacterized protein LOC131221303 → MLHLPLPLSFSILPLPISCSISLRLLLHLPLRLVLPLPVGASSPLPPSLSPDLVQPAAPAFTSSPTDYRRNSRRDSLTKFQIFQQLANENLTTPAAPSSVRITETRVHLLKKFTLKQGQEILQLLQEPRYWHLYQILEKI, encoded by the exons atgctccatctccctctccctctctcgttctccattctccctctccctatctcgtgctccatctctctccgtctcttgctccatctccctctccgTCTCGTGCTACCTCTCCCTGTCGGCGCATCGTCTCCATTGCCACCATCATTGTCTCCAGATCTGGTGCAACCAGCAGCTCCCGCCTTCACATCTTCCCCGAcag ATTACAGGAGAAACAGTAGGAGAG ATTCCTTaacaaaatttcagatttttcagcAACTGGCAAATGAGAACTTAACTACTCCAGCTGCTCCTTCGTCAGTTAGAATAACAGAAACCAGAGTGCACCTATTGAAGAAATTCACCTTGAAACAAGGTCAAGAGATCCTTCAGCTGTTGCAAGAGCCTCGATATTGGCATCTCTATCAAATCTTAGAAAAGATTTGA
- the LOC131221304 gene encoding columbamine O-methyltransferase-like encodes MEESKQEPKLAGDEAIAAQVQLWKHIRGFIDSAALRCMIQLGLPDLIHDQGGPTTFDQIAIALPILTLNKDCLYRILRYLVHMNLLCVVEENGQYKYALTPASKLLVQGQEKSLAPFVMFMIRPESMQLMQHISESLKGPMSLLQRFLGIEHEKDKWNWVGENVDSNAEFVKVMMGHTSLVIEEVVRRMEKSRVLDGVGTLVDVGGNTGQVAGAIAKAFPHVKCRVLELAHVVDSISEPPTMVSIVKGDMFDSIPQADVVFMKSILHDWNDEDCIKILRKCKEAIPSKGGKVILVDIVLDTDATDGLVGARLCMEMMMLLIGGKERTKEEWNKLIESTGFSSYKITYMEAMESIIEIYP; translated from the exons ATGGAGGAGAGCAAGCAAGAGCCCAAACTAGCTGGAGACGAAGCAATCGCAGCCCAAGTTCAGCTATGGAAGCACATACGTGGATTCATCGATTCGGCTGCACTTCGATGCATGATCCAACTGGGCCTTCCTGACTTGAtccatgatcaaggtgggcccacaacctTCGATCAGATAGCAATCGCACTTCCGATCCTTACTCTAAACAAAGATTGCTTGTACCGGATTCTCCGGTACTTGGTCCACATGAACTTGTTGTGCGTTGTAGAAGAAAACGGTCAGTACAAGTATGCACTGACGCCAGCGTCGAAGCTCCTAGTGCAAGGCCAAGAAAAGAGCCTTGCACCGTTCGTGATGTTCATGATCCGCCCTGAGTCAATGCAGCTCATGCAGCATATAAGTGAGAGCTTGAAGGGCCCCATGTCGCTGCTTCAACGGTTTCTGGGGATCGAGCACGAGAAGGACAAGTGGAATTGGGTGGGTGAGAATGTGGATAGTAACGCCGAGTTTGTGAAAGTCATGATGGGGCACACGAGCCTGGTGATCGAGGAGGTGGTAAGGAGGATGGAGAAGTCGCGCGTGCTCGATGGGGTGGGGACGCTCGTCGATGTAGGGGGGAACACGGGCCAGGTAGCAGGGGCCATTGCCAAGGCCTTCCCACATGTGAAGTGTAGAGTTTTGGAGCTCGCCCATGTTGTGGATTCCATCAGTGAGCCACCAACAATGGTTAGCATCGTGAAAGGGGACATGTTCGACTCTATACCTCAAGCCGATGTTGTGTTTATGaag TCTATCTTGCATGACTGGAATGATGAGGATTGTATCAAGATTCTAAGGAAATGCAAAGAAGCGATCCCTAGCAAGGGAGGAAAAGTGATCTTGGTGGACATTGTTTTGGACACAGACGCGACGGATGGACTTGTTGGTGCTAGGCTTTGCATGGAGATGATGATGCTGCTCATTGGAGGGAAGGAAAGAACTAAGGAGGAATGGAATAAACTCATCGAAAGCACTGGTTTTAGTAGTTATAAGATAACATACATGGAGGCCATGGAATCCATCATTGAGATTTATCCTTGA
- the LOC131221305 gene encoding large ribosomal subunit protein eL31-like has translation MVEKTAKGRKEEVVTREYTINLHRRLHGCTFKKMAPKATKEIQKFAQKAMGTTDVRVDVKLNKHIWSRDIRGVPRRVCVRVARKRNEEEDAKEELYSLVTVAEVPPEGLKGLGTKVIEEGY, from the coding sequence ATGGTGGAGAAGACGGCCAAAGGGAGAAAGGAGGAGGTAGTGACAAGAGAATACACTATCAATCTCCACAGGCGTCTCCATGGATGCACCTTCAAGAAGATGGCTCCCAAAGCCACAAAAGAGATACAGAAATTTGCACAAAAGGCAATGGGGACAACCGATGTTAGGGTCGACGTGAAGCTAAACAAGCACATATGGAGCAGGGATATCCGGGGTGTGCCTAGACGTGTTTGCGTGCGCGTTGCTCGCAAGAGGAATGAAGAGGAAGATGCTAAGGAGGAGCTTTATTCGTTGGTCACTGTAGCAGAGGTCCCACCTGAAGGGCTCAAGGGATTGGGAACCAAGGTCATCGAAGAAGGATATTAG